A part of Nerophis lumbriciformis linkage group LG25, RoL_Nlum_v2.1, whole genome shotgun sequence genomic DNA contains:
- the LOC133621571 gene encoding uncharacterized protein has translation MYLKRSKKTKTTCYGEVIRDVDSKVPEGVDPLYTLAVDVEGGRVGAAPPEVDDDLSGLAGVESEVVLRRPGRQLQDLLSVGSLVTPGDEPDHCGIVGELDDVQQLIGNPEEVSPQSGGSSTLKQETPQPPCIKKEVEELCITQEGECLLGREEADYTKFPLSILSVKTEDDEEKPQVDNLLAPLSDSEAEDEVEEPLSSDKDCEGDMRTHTDNKHSSKKRGQTCLSCSICAKSFTKKSHLTQHMRTHTGEKPFNCSVCGIRFSRNSNLTQHMRTHTGEKTFKCSVCGKRFSRNGYLTKHMRTHTGEKTFKCSVCGKSFSRNSILTEHMRTHTGEKPFSCSVCGKSFSQNSHLTEHMRTHTGEKTFKCSVCGKSFSRNSILTEHMRTHTGEKTFNCSVCGKNFSQNSHLTEHMTTHTGEKTFKCSVCGKGFSRNSILTKHMTTHTGEKTFNCSVCGNSFSRNSSLTKHMRTHTGEKPFNCSVCGMSFSHNSALCRHMRTHAREKPFSCSVCCKRFTHNAAAVKHIRTHKGKYISIPQKSANFYSSD, from the exons ATGTACTTGAAGCGAAGCAAAAAGACGAAGACCACGTGCTATG gagaagtcattagagatgtggactccaaggtacctgaaggtgtggaccctctctacacgctcgccgttgatgtagaggggggcagggtcggtgctgctcctcctgaagtcgacgatgatctctctggtcttgctggtgttgagagcgaggttgttctccgaagaccaggccgtcagcttcaggacctcctctctgtaggcagcctagtcacccctggagatgagcccgaccactgtggtatcgtcggcgaacttgacg acgtccagcagctgatcggtaatccagaagaagtttcccctcagtcaggggggagctccactttgaagcaggagactccacaaccaccctgcattaaaaaggaagtggaggaactctgcatcactcaggagggagaatgtcttctaggacgagaggaagctgattacaccaagtttccactgagtattctctctgtgaagactgaagatgatgaagagaaaccacaagtagacaacctcttagctccactatcagatagtgaggctgaagacgaggttgaagaacctttgagcagtgataaagactgtgaaggtgatatgaggactcacactgacaacaaacactcttcaAAGAAGAGAGGTCaaacatgtttgagctgctcaaTTTGTGctaaaagttttactaaaaagagccatttgactcaacacatgagaacacacacaggtgaaaaaccatttaattgttcagtttgtggcatacGTTTTTCTCGAAAtagcaatttgactcaacacatgagaacacacacaggtgaaaaaacatttaagtgttcagtttgtggcaaacgcTTTTCTCGAAATGGctatttgactaaacacatgagaacacacacaggtgaaaaaacatttaaatgttcagtttgtggcaaaagcttttctcgaaatagcattttgactgaacacatgagaacacacacaggtgaaaaaccatttagttgttcagtttgtggcaaaagcttttctcaaaacagccatttgactgaacacatgagaacacacacaggagaaaaaacatttaagtgttcggtttgtggcaaaagcttttctcgaaatagcattttgactgaacacatgagaacacacacaggtgaaaaaacatttaattgttcagtttgtggcaaaaacttttctcaaaatagccatttgactgaacacatgacaacacacacaggagaaaaaacatttaagtgttcagtttgtggcaaaggctTTTCTCGAAATAGCATTTTGACCaaacacatgacaacacacacaggagaaaaaacatttaattgttcagtttgtggcaacagcttttctcgaaatagctctttgactaaacacatgagaacacacacaggagaaaaaccatttaactgttcagtttgtggtatgAGCTTTTCTCACAACAGCGCTTTgtgtcgacacatgagaacacatgctagagaaaaaccatttagttgttcagtgtgctgtaaaaggttcaCACATAATGCAGCTGCAGTAAAACACATAAGAACCCACAAGGGAAAATATATATCAATCCCacaaaaaagtgccaacttttactcgtcagactga